A part of Streptantibioticus cattleyicolor NRRL 8057 = DSM 46488 genomic DNA contains:
- a CDS encoding ParA family protein, with protein sequence MAHVHVVLNQKGGVGKSTLTVNLAAVTAEAIGTQPDGTPSVLAVSVDPQGSTSWWADRVGDELPFLFTQAHKDLDGLNRLSKVKGVRHIFVDTPGWLDLSEDDSSADPLGDGRAAEILRAVLDNADSVILPIEPEPLGFKPTLRTIKRVVEPRKLPYTVVINNWDPRDGDVDLKQTQEFVEKSCGHLARTVIRHYKLHARASAEGVVVTQYPANRVALQGRQDFDKLALEIALNGASQ encoded by the coding sequence ATGGCACACGTGCATGTTGTCCTGAACCAGAAGGGCGGCGTGGGCAAGTCCACGCTGACCGTGAATCTCGCCGCCGTGACCGCCGAAGCAATCGGCACCCAGCCGGACGGCACCCCGTCGGTCCTCGCCGTCTCGGTCGACCCGCAGGGCTCCACCTCCTGGTGGGCCGATCGCGTGGGCGATGAACTCCCGTTCCTCTTCACTCAGGCCCACAAGGACCTCGACGGTCTGAATCGGCTGAGCAAGGTCAAGGGGGTGCGTCACATCTTCGTGGACACCCCGGGTTGGCTGGACCTGTCAGAGGACGACTCGTCAGCGGATCCGCTCGGGGACGGCAGGGCCGCGGAGATCCTGCGGGCCGTGCTCGACAACGCGGACTCCGTGATCCTGCCGATCGAGCCCGAGCCTCTCGGCTTCAAGCCGACCCTGCGGACCATCAAGCGGGTGGTCGAACCGCGGAAGTTGCCGTACACCGTGGTCATCAACAACTGGGATCCGCGCGACGGGGACGTGGACCTGAAGCAGACGCAGGAGTTCGTGGAGAAGAGCTGCGGTCACCTGGCCCGTACGGTGATCCGCCACTACAAGCTGCATGCCCGGGCGTCCGCCGAGGGTGTCGTCGTCACCCAGTACCCGGCCAACCGGGTCGCGCTGCAGGGACGCCAGGACTTCGACAAGCTGGCGCTGGAGATCGCGCTGAACGGAGCTTCGCAGTGA